A single Chryseobacterium sp. DNA region contains:
- the deoD gene encoding purine-nucleoside phosphorylase, whose protein sequence is MSIHISANKGEIAKVVLQPGDPLRAQYIAENYLENAKLVSKTRGIFYYTGLYKGKEITVGASGMGFPSIGIYSFELFTEYEVDTIIRIGTCGAYHTDLKLFDILNIENAASESTYAKYAWGIEDEIISHQGNIFDTINETAKELSLHAKAINVHSSDIFYRKDPDTPAIATKYNCPAVEMEAFGLFANAQHLGKNAATILTVTDIIPTHEKISADEREKALNPMMELALESALKSL, encoded by the coding sequence ATGAGTATTCACATCAGTGCCAACAAAGGAGAAATTGCTAAAGTAGTATTGCAGCCGGGGGATCCGCTTCGTGCACAGTATATTGCTGAAAATTATTTAGAAAACGCAAAACTGGTAAGCAAAACCCGGGGGATCTTTTATTATACAGGTCTTTATAAAGGAAAAGAAATTACGGTAGGTGCCAGTGGAATGGGCTTTCCGAGCATCGGGATCTATTCTTTTGAGTTATTTACGGAATATGAAGTAGATACGATCATCAGAATCGGAACCTGCGGAGCTTATCATACAGATCTTAAGCTTTTTGATATTTTAAATATTGAAAATGCAGCCAGCGAAAGTACCTATGCTAAATATGCATGGGGAATTGAAGACGAAATCATTTCCCACCAGGGAAACATTTTTGATACCATTAATGAAACGGCTAAAGAATTATCATTACATGCTAAAGCGATCAATGTACACAGTAGTGACATTTTTTACAGAAAAGATCCTGACACTCCTGCTATTGCTACAAAATATAACTGTCCGGCAGTAGAAATGGAAGCCTTCGGATTATTTGCGAATGCCCAACATTTAGGAAAAAACGCAGCGACTATTCTTACCGTGACTGACATTATTCCAACTCACGAAAAAATTTCAGCTGATGAAAGAGAAAAAGCTTTGAATCCGATGATGGAACTGGCTTTGGAATCAGCATTGAAAAGTTTATAA
- a CDS encoding VOC family protein, giving the protein MKIEHIAIWVKDLERSREFYQKYFNALSNEKYHNPVKNFESYFLSFDNGCRIEIMTRPDLKENTNSYEAQQFGIIHLAFSAGSREKVDELTEILRKDGYHVAGEPRTTGDGYYESVILDPENNIVEIVA; this is encoded by the coding sequence ATGAAAATTGAGCATATTGCCATTTGGGTAAAAGACCTGGAAAGGTCCAGAGAATTCTATCAGAAATATTTTAATGCTTTGTCCAATGAAAAGTACCACAATCCGGTCAAAAATTTTGAATCCTATTTTCTGAGTTTTGATAACGGCTGCCGCATTGAAATTATGACCAGGCCGGATCTTAAAGAAAACACAAACTCTTACGAAGCCCAGCAGTTCGGAATCATACATCTTGCTTTTTCAGCAGGAAGCAGGGAAAAAGTAGATGAGCTCACGGAGATTTTAAGAAAAGACGGATACCACGTTGCCGGAGAGCCCCGTACTACAGGTGACGGTTACTACGAAAGTGTCATTCTCGATCCTGAAAATAATATAGTGGAAATAGTAGCCTGA
- a CDS encoding DUF6493 family protein yields the protein MLIEEGFKALYLNYKIKEIVPFLTKLTPKDKKEIAALLKKMINKEWGHNSISVLAALACCKTKNEYEKISPGYYSMPVDLIDELFESYVPEWIGESHSFLREMGYLKMLEWEQKGYLTLNDEICASLLSSSISQDVVSVYPVTLESHIWLLFEYESSITARYGDRNWKDLLKTLVQENKIERFSILKSSLSAVNFNFSKEHNTWFLELFAYLEPADKEILELQEELFLIFHSTQQSLFPGILKILNPVITETGFKTELFLHSITSLVSLSAKNILNGLLPALEKIARNNPGLHEEISILLMPVFLNKDKAIQTKGAKIIAKYGDPESYRIKEELKSYNGTLLADTHTLLKNFLTEDEAGNKEEQHYEAALWHRSEPISPVETVEDFIFLASQVFNNNETFHFDLFLDALLRLNHQLEEDHFNQLEPAFKAAFKLKGTLGLNHLLATFFINYGLLRQQKKSSVLLDARLEFPRLENWGEKRSPFIFKAYQQLLLGIFERLKEDKKLPVLSAPDYTPCWISINTLTDKLKIYQDQNEQPIPFDLQMAVLRVKKENLEEAEQYAKRLLNKEYYTMLTPVFDCHYFTERYEKVYLDGRFEWTPGKRKVYKWNTTEEIPQLWVNINNKKELPENSSLLDSLFNSYPGVYHDDMIRILYTAPRFSGSVFAKRYNETLSNAVYQYDSKGNIEFLDAWLKLNLPFQPIHYLFLSAGLLNKDKTFYGMAFEVLVNKAVSDDFNIPELGRLTGQMISFELAPVKRLTDGISSFINISALHNQVFEKLLISILSAIKSPVFNLKKILELYYELVNLNHSYADEAIAGQLKEWEKENNLKKIIHQIKTHERKTL from the coding sequence ATGCTTATTGAAGAGGGGTTTAAAGCACTCTATTTAAACTATAAGATCAAGGAAATTGTTCCTTTTCTGACGAAGCTTACACCGAAAGATAAAAAAGAAATTGCGGCTCTTTTAAAAAAAATGATCAATAAAGAATGGGGGCACAATAGTATTTCCGTGTTAGCTGCTTTGGCATGCTGCAAAACCAAAAATGAATACGAAAAAATAAGTCCGGGATATTATTCTATGCCGGTAGATCTCATTGATGAATTGTTTGAATCCTACGTTCCGGAATGGATTGGAGAGAGCCATTCATTTTTACGGGAGATGGGATATTTAAAAATGCTGGAATGGGAACAGAAAGGGTACCTTACCCTGAATGATGAAATTTGTGCATCGCTGCTTTCCTCATCTATTTCACAAGATGTTGTATCTGTATATCCGGTTACGCTGGAGTCACATATCTGGCTTTTATTCGAATATGAGAGCAGTATAACGGCACGTTATGGTGACCGAAACTGGAAGGATCTGTTAAAAACTTTGGTTCAGGAAAATAAAATTGAACGTTTCAGCATTTTGAAATCAAGCCTTAGCGCTGTTAATTTCAATTTCTCAAAAGAACATAATACCTGGTTTCTGGAGCTTTTTGCTTATCTTGAGCCTGCTGATAAGGAAATTCTTGAACTGCAGGAAGAACTGTTTCTGATTTTTCATTCTACACAGCAGTCTTTATTTCCAGGAATTTTAAAGATTCTGAATCCTGTCATTACAGAAACTGGCTTTAAAACCGAATTGTTTTTACATTCCATCACTTCTTTGGTAAGTCTTTCGGCTAAAAATATTTTAAACGGGTTACTTCCTGCCCTGGAAAAAATTGCCAGGAACAATCCGGGGCTTCACGAAGAGATCAGCATTCTTTTGATGCCTGTATTTTTGAATAAAGATAAAGCAATTCAAACAAAAGGCGCTAAGATTATTGCTAAATATGGCGATCCGGAATCCTATAGAATAAAGGAAGAACTAAAGTCTTATAACGGGACTCTTCTTGCTGATACCCATACATTATTAAAGAATTTTCTGACGGAAGATGAAGCTGGAAACAAAGAAGAACAACATTATGAAGCCGCTTTATGGCACCGGTCAGAACCTATTTCACCTGTAGAAACTGTAGAGGATTTTATATTCCTGGCTTCCCAGGTATTCAATAATAACGAAACGTTTCACTTTGATCTTTTTCTGGATGCGTTGCTGAGATTGAACCATCAACTGGAAGAAGACCATTTTAATCAGCTTGAACCTGCTTTTAAAGCGGCTTTTAAGCTCAAGGGAACATTAGGATTAAACCATTTATTGGCAACATTTTTTATCAATTACGGCTTATTAAGACAGCAGAAAAAATCATCTGTTTTGCTTGATGCACGGTTAGAGTTCCCAAGACTCGAAAACTGGGGTGAAAAACGGAGTCCTTTCATTTTCAAAGCCTATCAGCAACTTCTTTTAGGAATTTTTGAACGGTTGAAGGAAGATAAAAAGTTACCTGTACTTTCAGCGCCGGATTATACCCCTTGCTGGATTTCTATCAATACACTTACCGATAAACTGAAAATATATCAGGATCAGAATGAGCAGCCTATTCCTTTTGATTTGCAAATGGCGGTACTCCGGGTGAAAAAAGAGAACCTGGAAGAAGCTGAGCAGTATGCCAAAAGACTTCTTAATAAAGAGTATTATACTATGCTGACACCTGTTTTTGACTGCCATTATTTTACAGAGCGGTATGAGAAAGTGTATCTTGATGGCCGTTTTGAATGGACACCGGGAAAACGGAAAGTGTATAAGTGGAATACAACAGAAGAGATTCCTCAATTGTGGGTAAATATTAACAATAAAAAAGAACTTCCGGAGAATTCTTCTCTTTTAGATTCCTTGTTTAACTCATATCCTGGTGTCTATCATGATGATATGATTCGTATTCTGTATACAGCGCCCCGTTTTTCAGGCTCTGTATTTGCCAAAAGATACAATGAAACCCTGTCGAATGCCGTTTATCAGTATGATAGTAAAGGAAATATAGAATTTCTGGATGCCTGGCTGAAACTTAATCTGCCTTTTCAGCCCATCCATTATTTGTTTCTATCAGCAGGCTTACTTAATAAAGACAAAACATTCTATGGTATGGCTTTTGAAGTGCTGGTAAACAAGGCTGTTTCGGATGATTTTAATATTCCGGAACTGGGTAGGCTCACCGGTCAGATGATCAGTTTTGAATTGGCACCGGTGAAAAGACTGACAGATGGAATTTCCAGTTTTATCAACATAAGCGCTCTTCATAATCAAGTTTTTGAGAAGCTGCTGATATCTATTCTTTCGGCGATTAAGAGCCCGGTCTTTAACCTTAAAAAAATACTGGAACTTTATTATGAACTAGTAAACCTGAACCATTCTTATGCAGATGAAGCTATTGCCGGTCAGCTTAAAGAATGGGAAAAAGAAAATAACCTGAAAAAAATTATTCATCAAATTAAAACACATGAAAGAAAGACTTTATGA
- a CDS encoding APC family permease translates to MELRIKPFPKNNYPKKGLLIKGASPVLWLQEMEMLGIPLHKVRPYAIPGDTPDVLYGCFLIFHDYAPQEIGRNAYFQGVDDRLFIPENTTFYPKINPEDWEKLDARFLIMHPEFGVVKLSEEIDWISLIQDPGKIDEPIRKPLNGVKIPQKIEHYTVEMDDEKVLEALRPKQTEEEWMNHLPFDLKKVMAGNKKEIEKYLAYIEKYPERAIELGVPLDIMGTSRGDGFGKFTWWEGLFGGNSNGKPESKGARNSRRIFWAVLVVAVILRFALPSEKNKSEQEETGASSGTIVTDAVKAPSDMIAFQSGISEIDQKIDSMYFHKRKELSNELLTAGMIEAKSEKEKENYKKSGGRNVNEIGHDIEKLGRKEQQSRDSLKIIYTQKIKKHIDGKTEKLQRKISDSLKQYTKGKPVNGDVVKYLLKKRQVLMADSLGRLYGTVDLADPSSAALNKSKVKGMESGGNQPKEKTPVLDILYLVLLMIGAVGLFSFIFKRRSLHLGGDHVPAWIKFLLTAILVAMLVYLFYPLVKMFGYNWFVWALVICVMLLLYRLFREDKTILNSEDDE, encoded by the coding sequence ATGGAGCTTAGAATTAAACCTTTCCCGAAAAATAATTATCCTAAAAAAGGACTTTTGATTAAAGGTGCTTCCCCTGTACTATGGCTTCAGGAAATGGAGATGCTTGGCATACCTCTGCATAAAGTAAGGCCCTATGCAATTCCGGGAGATACACCGGATGTATTGTATGGATGCTTTCTTATCTTTCATGATTATGCTCCGCAGGAAATAGGCAGGAATGCCTACTTTCAGGGAGTGGATGACCGGCTTTTTATTCCGGAAAACACTACTTTTTATCCTAAAATCAATCCGGAAGATTGGGAAAAACTGGATGCGCGTTTCCTGATTATGCACCCTGAATTTGGAGTAGTAAAACTATCCGAAGAAATCGACTGGATATCATTAATCCAGGATCCAGGAAAAATAGATGAACCCATCAGAAAGCCGCTCAATGGAGTTAAAATTCCTCAGAAAATAGAGCATTATACCGTTGAAATGGACGATGAAAAAGTGCTGGAAGCATTACGCCCCAAACAGACAGAAGAAGAATGGATGAATCATCTGCCTTTTGATCTGAAAAAGGTAATGGCCGGAAATAAAAAAGAAATTGAAAAATATTTAGCCTATATTGAAAAATATCCTGAAAGAGCAATAGAGCTGGGCGTTCCTTTAGATATTATGGGCACTTCCAGGGGAGATGGTTTTGGAAAATTTACATGGTGGGAAGGGCTGTTTGGTGGAAATTCTAACGGAAAGCCAGAAAGTAAAGGGGCCAGAAATTCCCGTAGAATCTTTTGGGCCGTTTTGGTGGTTGCTGTAATTTTAAGGTTTGCATTGCCGTCAGAAAAAAATAAATCTGAGCAGGAAGAAACGGGCGCTTCTTCAGGAACGATTGTAACGGATGCTGTGAAAGCTCCTTCAGATATGATTGCCTTCCAGTCCGGGATTTCCGAAATTGATCAGAAGATTGATTCAATGTACTTTCACAAAAGAAAAGAACTCTCCAATGAACTTCTTACCGCCGGAATGATAGAAGCTAAAAGCGAAAAAGAAAAGGAAAACTATAAGAAGTCGGGAGGCAGAAACGTTAATGAAATAGGACATGATATTGAAAAATTGGGACGGAAAGAACAGCAAAGCAGAGATTCTCTTAAAATAATTTATACCCAAAAAATCAAAAAGCATATTGATGGAAAAACGGAAAAACTGCAACGTAAAATTTCGGATTCTCTGAAACAATACACCAAAGGAAAACCTGTGAACGGAGATGTTGTCAAATATCTTTTAAAGAAAAGACAGGTTTTGATGGCAGATTCTCTGGGCAGGCTTTACGGAACAGTAGATCTTGCTGATCCATCTTCGGCAGCCCTTAATAAATCCAAAGTAAAAGGAATGGAATCCGGTGGAAATCAGCCGAAGGAAAAGACTCCTGTTTTGGATATTCTGTATCTTGTTTTGTTGATGATTGGAGCGGTGGGACTTTTTTCGTTTATCTTTAAGCGCAGATCTTTACATTTGGGAGGCGATCATGTGCCGGCCTGGATCAAATTTCTTTTGACAGCAATACTTGTTGCCATGTTGGTATACCTTTTTTATCCGCTGGTAAAAATGTTTGGGTACAACTGGTTCGTGTGGGCACTTGTAATCTGTGTCATGCTGCTGCTGTATCGCCTGTTCAGGGAAGATAAAACTATTTTAAACAGCGAAGATGATGAATAA
- a CDS encoding DUF6493 family protein — MKERLYEILNEGKVHEIIPFLKELTTEERKALVPAIKKMDREISKIIMTKNSYHTAGSVNQHSIIDIASLACMDQKNFGKNYWSLFRNREKAEQILEWGCPDWFSDFINDSIDAEFTAFNYHDILRWAEKGYVQPKPELLGHHLSNYPADLELHPETLKTHFWYLCEYPSKSLPFRKEWFPIIQKLSAEKKLTEKDF; from the coding sequence ATGAAAGAAAGACTTTATGAGATCCTTAATGAGGGCAAAGTACATGAGATTATTCCTTTTTTAAAGGAACTGACCACTGAAGAAAGAAAAGCACTTGTCCCTGCGATTAAAAAAATGGACAGGGAGATCAGTAAGATCATAATGACTAAGAACTCCTATCATACGGCAGGTTCTGTAAACCAGCATTCCATTATTGATATTGCCTCACTCGCCTGTATGGACCAGAAAAATTTCGGTAAAAACTACTGGAGTCTTTTCCGGAACAGGGAAAAGGCAGAGCAAATACTGGAATGGGGATGCCCGGATTGGTTTTCGGATTTTATCAATGATTCTATAGATGCCGAATTTACAGCTTTTAACTACCATGATATTTTAAGATGGGCTGAAAAAGGATATGTACAGCCTAAACCTGAGCTGCTGGGTCATCACCTGAGTAATTATCCGGCCGATCTTGAGCTGCATCCTGAAACACTCAAAACCCATTTTTGGTATTTGTGTGAATATCCATCAAAGTCATTGCCGTTCCGTAAAGAATGGTTTCCTATCATTCAAAAGTTGTCGGCAGAAAAAAAATTGACAGAAAAAGATTTTTAA
- a CDS encoding 3'-5' exonuclease gives MKTTENIVIIDLEATCWDNRPPRGQESEIIEIGVCIMNAKTGKISQNEGILVKPQYSKVSPFCTELTTLTQNMLDSEGVLLEDAFDILRAEYDSEELTWASYGNYDLNMLQNQARRFYLDYPMSDDHINVKTLFGEIHPTIRKSVGMNRALGELGLTLEGTHHRGVDDARNIAKILHWCMKNH, from the coding sequence GTGAAAACAACAGAAAATATAGTAATCATAGACCTTGAAGCAACATGTTGGGATAACCGGCCGCCAAGAGGCCAGGAAAGTGAGATCATCGAAATCGGTGTTTGCATCATGAACGCAAAGACGGGTAAGATCTCTCAAAATGAGGGAATTTTAGTAAAACCTCAATATTCAAAGGTAAGTCCATTCTGTACAGAACTTACGACGCTGACGCAAAATATGCTGGATAGCGAGGGAGTATTGCTCGAAGATGCTTTTGATATCCTGAGAGCGGAGTATGATTCGGAAGAGCTGACGTGGGCAAGCTATGGAAACTATGACCTGAATATGCTTCAGAATCAGGCACGAAGATTTTATCTGGATTATCCGATGAGCGATGACCATATCAATGTGAAAACCTTATTCGGTGAAATTCATCCTACCATAAGGAAAAGTGTGGGAATGAACCGGGCTTTGGGTGAATTAGGGCTTACCCTGGAAGGCACCCACCACAGAGGGGTAGATGATGCCAGGAATATTGCAAAGATTCTCCATTGGTGTATGAAGAACCATTAA
- a CDS encoding AAA family ATPase, with product MTQNINKLNTVLTYVKDTFVGKNDVVDLLGICLLARENAFLYGPPGTAKSAIIRTLSKTVKDGKNFEYLLTRFTEPNEIFGPFDIRKLKEGELLTNTEGMMPEASMVFLDEIFNANSAILNSLLMALNEKIFKRGKETKHLPALMFVGASNILPEDEALNALFDRFLVRINVDYVNPELLQQVLLAGRKLENEEETEIPEIHADEIRELQNLCRTVDLKPIYEVYLNTIMSLRNTGIAISDRRAVKLQNLIAASALICGRNEAVLSDLWVLKHIWDTEEQIEILEGIINRTIEKDDHPHSHPQAMQNKTPNPEEVMKDVKILVDKWNEGMLSFEEQNVIKDKLRYLQTRCDWIRNPEQKQYIQQEIENLWQKILQSI from the coding sequence ATGACTCAGAATATCAATAAACTCAATACCGTCCTCACCTATGTAAAAGATACTTTCGTAGGCAAAAATGATGTGGTGGATCTTTTGGGAATCTGCCTGCTGGCAAGAGAAAATGCTTTTTTGTACGGTCCTCCGGGAACCGCAAAATCAGCCATTATAAGGACCTTGTCAAAAACCGTAAAAGATGGGAAAAATTTTGAATATTTATTAACCCGTTTTACAGAACCGAATGAGATCTTCGGCCCTTTTGATATCAGAAAATTAAAAGAAGGGGAACTTCTGACGAATACAGAAGGAATGATGCCGGAAGCTTCTATGGTTTTCCTTGATGAGATTTTCAATGCCAATTCTGCTATTTTGAACTCCCTTCTGATGGCCCTTAACGAAAAAATCTTCAAAAGAGGAAAAGAAACCAAACACTTACCGGCATTGATGTTTGTGGGAGCAAGCAATATCCTGCCTGAAGATGAAGCACTGAATGCATTATTTGACCGTTTTTTGGTTAGAATCAATGTCGATTACGTAAATCCTGAATTATTGCAGCAGGTTCTTTTAGCCGGAAGAAAACTTGAAAATGAAGAAGAAACGGAGATCCCGGAAATCCATGCAGATGAGATCAGAGAACTTCAGAATTTGTGCAGAACAGTAGATCTTAAACCAATTTATGAAGTATATCTGAATACCATTATGAGTCTCCGGAATACAGGAATTGCCATTTCAGACCGTAGAGCCGTGAAACTTCAGAACCTTATTGCTGCAAGTGCGTTGATCTGCGGCAGAAATGAAGCTGTTCTTTCAGACCTTTGGGTATTGAAACACATCTGGGACACTGAAGAACAAATTGAAATTCTGGAAGGAATCATCAACAGAACTATTGAAAAAGATGATCATCCCCACTCCCACCCACAGGCCATGCAAAATAAAACTCCAAATCCTGAAGAAGTTATGAAGGATGTGAAGATCCTTGTGGATAAATGGAATGAGGGAATGCTCAGTTTCGAAGAGCAGAATGTAATAAAGGATAAACTGAGATACCTGCAGACCCGTTGCGACTGGATCAGAAATCCTGAACAAAAACAGTATATCCAGCAAGAAATTGAAAACTTATGGCAGAAGATTCTTCAAAGCATATAA
- a CDS encoding cyclic-phosphate processing receiver domain-containing protein, which translates to MEKTKRLLFLDDIRYPVEVYHYTKQEVFLRKDWHIVRNYEQFVNWILDKGLPEMISFDHDLADEHYLKQDSQEFVEKTGYDCAKWLIEYCMDKYLDLPQCYCHSMNPVGKGNILNILENFKKTMDNSGDKVIFGTDF; encoded by the coding sequence ATGGAAAAAACAAAAAGATTATTGTTTCTGGATGATATAAGATACCCGGTTGAGGTATATCATTATACAAAACAGGAGGTTTTCCTAAGAAAAGACTGGCATATCGTTCGGAACTACGAACAGTTTGTCAACTGGATTCTGGATAAAGGACTTCCGGAAATGATTTCTTTTGACCACGACCTGGCAGACGAGCATTATCTGAAACAGGATTCTCAGGAATTTGTTGAAAAAACAGGTTACGACTGTGCAAAATGGCTGATAGAATATTGTATGGATAAGTATTTAGACTTACCTCAATGCTACTGCCACTCGATGAATCCTGTAGGAAAGGGAAATATTTTGAACATATTAGAAAATTTCAAAAAAACGATGGATAATTCAGGAGATAAAGTCATATTTGGTACTGACTTTTGA
- a CDS encoding ribonuclease H-like YkuK family protein, with translation METQQQIWQNMNGKIFQHSITQLVEEAIIREQAHGHRLKVCVGSDSHVYGEAINYATAVVFIREGKGAFTFIRKEREIQNISIKERMLNEVNKSVEIAYAICSVLDTYGVEMEVHADINTDPDFKSNVALKDAMGYILGMGYVFKAKPFAFASSNCADMMV, from the coding sequence ATGGAAACGCAACAACAAATATGGCAGAATATGAATGGAAAAATTTTCCAGCACTCTATCACACAGCTGGTAGAAGAAGCCATCATCCGCGAACAGGCCCACGGACACCGTCTGAAAGTATGTGTGGGATCAGACTCTCACGTATACGGAGAGGCCATTAATTATGCTACGGCAGTAGTGTTTATTCGTGAGGGAAAAGGAGCGTTTACCTTTATCAGAAAAGAAAGAGAAATACAGAATATCAGTATCAAAGAGCGAATGCTGAACGAGGTTAACAAATCTGTAGAAATTGCATACGCGATCTGCTCTGTATTGGATACTTATGGTGTGGAAATGGAGGTACACGCAGACATTAATACAGACCCTGATTTTAAATCCAACGTAGCATTAAAAGATGCCATGGGATACATTCTGGGAATGGGATATGTGTTTAAAGCAAAACCTTTTGCTTTTGCAAGCTCCAACTGTGCTGATATGATGGTTTAA
- a CDS encoding RNA ligase, Rnl2 family — MIFKTYNSIENAYQARVIEQIRIQGFGDEIFIVQEKVHGANFSFFTDGKEIKIAKRTAFIEKDDKFFNAHQMLERYRENVFEVFRKVKTIYPDMKTVAIYGELFGGGYQHKDVEPVKDAVRVQKGIEYAPYNEFYAFDIKLNGITYLDTDVINLIFEDTGFFYAKTLFQGTLEEALRFPNVFNSKIPGWLGLPELNNMCEGTVIKTLKTNYFGNGARVILKNKNEKWIEKSKMVKKQDKTVHKPVHFSENAQHIWGEIQKYATENRLNNVMSKIGAFEPKIMGKLIGLFAQDILEDFEKDFPGIFTTIEKEEQKRINKKLNSLVIDFIKEELMTLTM, encoded by the coding sequence ATGATTTTCAAAACATATAACTCTATAGAAAATGCTTACCAGGCCCGCGTGATCGAGCAGATCAGGATACAGGGTTTTGGGGATGAGATTTTCATCGTACAGGAGAAGGTTCACGGGGCTAATTTCTCTTTCTTTACCGACGGAAAGGAAATTAAGATCGCGAAGAGAACGGCTTTCATCGAAAAAGATGATAAATTTTTCAACGCTCATCAGATGTTGGAACGGTACAGAGAAAATGTATTCGAAGTGTTCCGAAAAGTGAAAACAATATATCCGGATATGAAAACTGTAGCCATCTACGGAGAATTGTTCGGTGGCGGGTACCAGCATAAAGATGTAGAACCGGTAAAAGATGCTGTAAGAGTACAAAAAGGGATTGAATATGCACCTTACAACGAATTTTATGCTTTTGACATTAAGCTGAACGGAATTACTTATCTGGATACCGATGTCATCAATCTTATTTTTGAAGACACAGGATTTTTCTATGCGAAAACATTGTTTCAGGGAACTTTAGAAGAAGCTTTGAGGTTTCCGAATGTCTTCAATTCTAAAATTCCGGGTTGGCTGGGATTACCTGAATTGAACAATATGTGTGAAGGAACCGTTATTAAAACTTTGAAAACCAACTATTTTGGCAACGGTGCAAGAGTCATTCTAAAAAATAAGAATGAAAAATGGATCGAAAAATCTAAAATGGTTAAAAAGCAGGACAAAACGGTTCATAAACCTGTTCATTTCAGTGAAAACGCCCAACATATTTGGGGCGAAATCCAAAAATATGCGACGGAGAACCGCTTGAATAATGTCATGAGTAAAATTGGAGCATTCGAACCCAAGATCATGGGGAAATTGATCGGCCTTTTTGCACAGGATATTTTAGAAGATTTTGAGAAAGATTTCCCGGGAATTTTCACCACTATTGAAAAAGAAGAGCAGAAAAGGATCAACAAAAAGTTGAATTCTCTAGTCATTGATTTTATAAAAGAAGAGTTGATGACGCTTACAATGTAG